In Vidua chalybeata isolate OUT-0048 chromosome 9, bVidCha1 merged haplotype, whole genome shotgun sequence, a genomic segment contains:
- the LOC128792286 gene encoding cytochrome P450 4B1-like produces MKLLWLGVDVFRVLHLAAVFCLTCVLLKAIQLFHRRRELLRALADFPGHPTHWLFGHVHEFLKEEEVLDKAEVWAQKYPHAHPMWFGSFSAFLVITDPDCAKVLLGRGDPKDNISYKHLIPWIGNGLLILHGPKWHQHRKLLTPGFHYDVLKPYVALMAESTNVMLDKWEKLTADGKPVELFEHISLMTLDSIMKCAFSCHSNCQTNRKNAYIQAVYDLCHMVHQRLRIFPYHNDVIYWLSPHGFQFRKACRIAHDHTDKVIHERKESLKDEREFEKIQKKRHLDFLDILLCAKDENGAALSDEDLRAEVDTFMFEGHDTTASGISWLLYCLAVHPEHQQRCREEIQGILGDRDTIQWEDLGKMTYSTMCIKESLRLYPPVPGVSRQLSKAITFPDGRTLPEGSVIAISIYLIHRNPEVWKDPLVFDPLRFSPENVSGRHSHAFLPFSAGMRNCIGQQFAMNEMKVALALTLMRFELSPDPATPPLKITRIILRSKNGIHLYLKKIR; encoded by the exons ATGAAGCTCCTGTGGCTGGGCGTGGATGTCTTCAGGGTTCTGCACCTGGCCGCTGTGTTCTGCCTGACCTGCGTGCTGCTGAAAGCCATCCAGCTGTTCCACCGGCGGCGGGAGCTGCTCCGGGCGCTGGCCGACTTCCCCGGGCACCCGACCCACTGGCTCTTCGGCCACGTCCACGAG TTTCTCAAGGAGGAAGAGGTGCTGGACAAGGCAGAGGTCTGGGCACAGAAGTACCCACATGCTCACCCTATGTGGTTTGGGAGTTTCTCAGCATTCCTGGTTATCACTGATCCCGACTGTGCCAAGGTTCTGTTGGGCAGAGGAG atcCCAAGGATAACATCAGCTATAAACACCTTATCCCATGGATTG ggaatgggtTGCTGATCTTACATGGGCCCAAATGGCACCAGCACAGAAAACTCCTGACCCCAGGGTTTCATTACGACGTCTTGAAGCCGTACGTGGCCCTGATGGCAGAATCTACAAACGTGATGCTG GATAAGTGGGAAAAGCTGACAGCAGATGGGAAGCCAGTGGAGCTCTTTGAGCACATCAGCTTGATGACTCTCGATAGCATCATGAAATGTGCCTTCAGTTGTCACAGCAACTGCCAGACCAACAG gaaaaacGCCTACATCCAGGCTGTCTACGACCTCTGCCACATGGTGCACCAGCGCCTCCGCATCTTCCCCTACCACAATGACGTCATTTACTGGCTCAGCCCCCATGGGTTTCAGTTCAGGAAGGCCTGCAGGATCGCTCATGACCACACAG ACAAGGTGATCCACGAGCGAAAGGAATCCCTTAAAGATGAACGGGAATTTGAAAAGATCCAGAAGAAGAGACATTTGGACTTCTTGGACATTCTGCTGTGTGCCAAA GATGAGAATGGAGCTGCACTATCTGATGAGGACCTGCGTGCTGAGGTGGACACATTCATGTTTGAGGGCCACGACACGACAGCCAGCGGCATCTCCTGGCTCTTGTACTGCCTGGCAGTCCACCCTGAGCACCAGCAGCGGTGCAGGGAGGAGATCCAGGGCATCCTGGGGGACCGGGACACAATCCAGTG GGAGGACCTGGGCAAGATGACCTACAGCACCATGTGCATCAAGGAGAGCCTGCGCCTTTACCCGCCCGTGCCTGGCGTGTCCCGGCAGCTCAGCAAAGCCATCACCTTCCCCGACGGACGCACTCTGCCGGAAG GCAGCGTCATTGCAATAAGCATTTACCTCATTCACAGAAACCCTGAAGTATGGAAAGATCCTTTG GTGTTTGACCCTTTGCGTTTTTCCCCAGAGAATGTCTCTGGCAGGCACTCTCAtgcctttctgcctttttctgctGGAATGAG GAATTGCATCGGGCAGCAGTTTGCCATGAACGAGATGAAGGTGGCGCTGGCTCTGACCCTGATGCGCTTCGAGCTCTCGCCCGACCCTGCCACGCCTCCCCTCAAGATAACTCGGATCATCCTCCGCTCCAAGAATGGGATTCAcctgtatttaaagaaaatccGCTGA
- the EFCAB14 gene encoding EF-hand calcium-binding domain-containing protein 14 — MKKRKELNALIGLAADGRRKKPAKKGSGHRLLRTEPPASDSESSSEEDEFAGARGRCGKGDYLRCCRFCYPLCAFVILAACVVACVGLVWMQVALKEDLDAIKEKFRTMESNQKTSFQEIPKLNEDLVQNQKQLEQIETGELGLSKIWINITEINKQISLLTSTVNHLKNNIKSAADLISLPLTVEKLQKTVANIGSTLTSVAHDVENIQTAIEEYKKSIEILQNDVKELKQLPSLPSTVVPRTEGNQTEYCKKESQALHAALEQLNNTVVVYQKLNDIKLLNVDSAIGNLSRKVKLLENSPLVVKSPDKRENSSTVVGNNATTSLKVENEDQLDSETQSNKELEETETRDPQVSKLKETLQLISALTGKSENDRPIEASKNVESSQSTTAEPTDLSRVASRSAGDSTERNRQLSHLSLPGISSIEDLQKLLEKAPVDADGKLSYKDLQKLFGSTAQESQSFKEFDTDGDEKYTLKELRLALGV, encoded by the exons ATGAAGAAGCGGAAGGAGCTGAACGCCCTCATCGGCCTGGCCGCCGACGGCCGCAGGAAGAAGCCCGCCAAGAAGGGCTCGGGCCACCGGCTGCTGCGCACCGAGCCGCCCGCCTCCGACTCCGAGTCCAGCTCCGAGGAGGACGAGTTCGCAGGGGCGCGGGGCCGCTGCGGAAA GGGAGATTACCTGCGATGCTGCAGGTTCTGTTACCCTTTATGTGCATTTGTCATTCTTGCTGCTTGTGTGGTCGCCTGTGTTGGCTTAGTCTGGATGCAGGTGGCTCTCAAGGAGGATTTGGATGCAATAAAGGAGAAGTTTCGAACTA tGGAATCTAATCAAAAGACATCATTCCAAGAAATTCCTAAACTGAATGAAGATTTGGTGCAGAACCAAAAGCAGCTAGAACAAATTGAGACTGGAGAATTGGGGCTGAGTAAAATTTGGATAAATATCACAGAGATAAATAAACAG ATATCACTATTGACCTCAACAGTAAATCATCTCAAAAACAATATAAAATCTGCTGCTGACCTGatttctcttcccctcacagTAGAGAAACTTCAGAAG ACTGTAGCCAACATAGGTAGCACCCTTACCAGTGTGGCTCATGATGTTGAAAATATACAGACAGCTATTGAGGAATACAAGAAATCCATAGAAATACTCCAGAATGATGTG AAGGAATTAAAACAGCTGCCTTCACTTCCCTCCACTGTTGTGCCAAGGACTGAGGGAAATCAGACAGAATACTgcaaaaag GAAAGCCAGGCACTGCATGCAGCTTTGGAGCAGCTAAATAACACTGTAGTGGTGTACCAAAAGTTGAATGACATCAAGCTGCTAAATGTGGATTCAGCCATTGGCAACCTCAGCCGGAAAGTTAAGCTGTTGGAAAACTCTCCCCTGGTTGTGAAAAGTCCAGACAAAAGAGAGAACTCATCCACCGTTGTG GGGAATAATGCAACTACCTCTCTAAAAGTGGAAAATGAAGATCAACTAGACAGTGAAACTCAGTCAAATAAAGAACTGGAG GAAACAGAAACTAGAGATCCTCAGGTATCAAAACTAAAAGAGACTCTTCAGCTCATCAGTGCTCTCACAGGCAAGTCAGAAAATGACAGACCCATTGAGGCATCAAAGAATG TTGAAAGTAGTCAAAGTACTACAGCAGAGCCCACAGACCTTTCAAGGGTGGCTTCAAGGTCAGCTGGtgacagcacagagagaaacaggcaGCTGAGCCATCTGTCCTTACCAGGAATTTCCAGCATTGAAG ATCTTCAGAAACTGCTTGAGAAAGCACCTGTGGATGCTGATGGAAAACTCTCATACAAAGATCTTCAAAAGCTGTTTGGCTCCACAGCCCAAGAATCGCAGAGCTTTAAGGAGTTTGACACTGATGGAGATGAGAAATACACACTAAAAGAACTGAGATTAGCATTAGGTGTATAG